A single genomic interval of Adhaeribacter pallidiroseus harbors:
- a CDS encoding RNA polymerase sigma factor, with translation MEKQPDNYYVQQVLRGNTAAFTFLVDKYKSLAAAIAYKITGNAQDAEEVAQDAFVKAYRALPGFKAEAKFSTWLYRIVYNTAISKTRRKVFFAISLEDAELTETNLEQTGYQLLNLQAAEQTKYLDLALAQLPPDENLLLTLFYLHEKSVEEIQEITSLTKANIKVKLFRARQKMYSYLQGLLKQEWKEIIG, from the coding sequence ATGGAAAAGCAGCCTGATAACTACTACGTTCAGCAAGTGCTCCGCGGAAATACGGCGGCGTTTACCTTTTTGGTAGATAAGTATAAAAGTCTGGCTGCTGCGATTGCTTATAAAATTACCGGCAATGCGCAGGATGCCGAAGAAGTGGCCCAAGATGCTTTTGTGAAAGCGTACCGGGCTTTACCAGGTTTTAAAGCTGAAGCTAAGTTTTCGACGTGGTTGTACCGCATTGTGTACAATACCGCCATATCTAAAACCCGCCGCAAAGTATTTTTTGCCATATCTCTGGAAGATGCCGAACTAACCGAAACCAACCTGGAACAAACCGGCTACCAGTTGCTAAACTTACAAGCCGCCGAACAAACCAAGTACTTGGATTTGGCACTAGCGCAATTGCCTCCCGATGAAAATTTATTGTTAACCTTGTTTTATTTGCACGAAAAATCGGTGGAAGAAATCCAGGAGATTACCAGCTTAACCAAAGCCAATATTAAAGTAAAGTTGTTTCGGGCGCGGCAGAAAATGTATAGTTACCTGCAAGGCCTGTTAAAACAAGAATGGAAGGAAATAATCGGATGA